The genomic DNA GGCGCCGCGCACGCGCTGCGCGACGGCTGGCTGGCCACCGGCGACCTGGGCAGCCTCGACGAGGACGGCTACCTGACCATCACCGGCAGGAAGAAGGAACTGCTGGTGACGTCGAACGGCAAGAGCGTCTCGCCGGTGCCGCTGGAGGAGCGGGTGCGGGCGCACCCGCTGGTCTCGCAGTGCCTGGCGGTCGGCAACGACCGGCCGTACGTCGCGGCGCTGGTCACCCTGGACCCGGACGGCGTGGCGCACTGGCAGCTCATGCGCGGCCGGCCGTCGATGACCCCGTCCGAGCTGGTCAGGGACGGGGAGCTGGAGGCCGAGATCCGGCGGGCGGTGGTCGCGGCCAACACCCAGGTGTCACCGCCGGAGTCGATCCGGACGTTCCGGATCCTGGCCGTGCAGTTCACCGAGGAGCACGGGCTGGTGACGCCGTCGCTGAAGCTGAAGCGGAGGGCGATCGAGAAGGCGTACGCGAACGAGGTCGAGGCTCTTTACCAGACGTAGGCCCGGTCCGGATGCTGATCGAGGGAATGCCACGGCGGCCGATCGCGGTTAGCGTCGGGAGGGCGAACCGCCTGTACGAACTTTTCGACGAAGAGGGATACATCCCACGTGAGCAACGTTCCGACCATCACCCTCAACAACGGCGTCGCGATGCCGCAACTCGGCTTCGGCGTCTGGCAGGTGCCCGACGCGGAGGCCGAGACCGCGGTGCGCACCGCGCTCGACGCCGGTTACCGGAGCATCGACACCGCCGCCGTCTACGGGAACGAGGCGGGCACGGGCAAGGCCCTGACCGGGTCCGGTCTCCCGCGCGAGGAGCTGTTCGTCACCACCAAGCTGTGGAACTCCGACCAGGGCTACGACGCCGCCCTGCGCGCGTTCGACGACTCGCTGCGCCGGCTGGGCCTGGACCACGTCGACCTGTACCTGATCCACTGGCCGGCGCCGGCCAAGGACAAGTACCCGGAGACCTGGCGGGCCCTGGAGAAGATCTACGCGGACGGGCGGGCCCGCGCCATCGGCGTCTCCAACTTCCAGCCCGCCCATCTGCAGCGGATCCTGGACGAGGGCACCGTCGTGCCGGTGCTGAACCAGGTCGAGCTGCACCCGGACTTCGCCCAGGCCGACGTGCGCGCCTTCCACGCCGCGCACGGCATCGCCACCGAGGCGTGGTCGCCGCTGGGCCAGGGCAAGGGGCTGCTGGACGAGCCGGTGCTGCGGGAGCTGGGCGAGAAGCACGGCCGCAGCCCGGCGCAGGTCGCGCTGCGCTGGCATCTGCAACTGGGCAACGTGGTCATCCCCAAGTCCGTCACCCCGTCGCGGATCCGGGAGAACATCGACGTCTTCGGCTTCGAGCTGGACGACGCCGACATGGCCGCCGTCGCGGGCCTGGACGCGGGCAACCGCATCGGCGACAACCCCGACGACGTGAACTGACGCGCCCCGCCCGCAGGCCGCCGGTCGTCCCGCTCGGAACCGTTGCACCCGCAACCGCGTCTGAGGGGGCGACCGGAAGTCGATCATCGAGGGGGACTCAGATGGCTGCACGGGCCGGACGTGAGCTCGACTGGGACGGCTGTTTCAACGTACGCGACCTCGGCGGGCTGCCCGCGGCCGGCGGCCGCCGCACCCGGCCCGGCGCGCTGGTGCGCGCCGACAACCTGGACGGGCTGACCGAGGCGGGCTGGGCCGCCGTCGCGGACCACGGGGTCCGCACGGTGATCGACCTGCGCAACGCCATCGACCACCGGCCCCGGCTGCCGCGCCCGGAGGGCATCGGGCTGGTCCGGGTGCCCGTGGACGAGCTGGCGGGGAACGTGCGCTGGTGGCGCGAGTGGGGCCACCTCGAAGGGACCCCGCTGACCTGGGCGGCCTATCTGGAGTACGTCCCGAAGGTGGCGGCGTCCGTCGTCCGCGAAG from Streptomyces sp. CMB-StM0423 includes the following:
- a CDS encoding aldo/keto reductase: MSNVPTITLNNGVAMPQLGFGVWQVPDAEAETAVRTALDAGYRSIDTAAVYGNEAGTGKALTGSGLPREELFVTTKLWNSDQGYDAALRAFDDSLRRLGLDHVDLYLIHWPAPAKDKYPETWRALEKIYADGRARAIGVSNFQPAHLQRILDEGTVVPVLNQVELHPDFAQADVRAFHAAHGIATEAWSPLGQGKGLLDEPVLRELGEKHGRSPAQVALRWHLQLGNVVIPKSVTPSRIRENIDVFGFELDDADMAAVAGLDAGNRIGDNPDDVN
- a CDS encoding tyrosine-protein phosphatase translates to MAARAGRELDWDGCFNVRDLGGLPAAGGRRTRPGALVRADNLDGLTEAGWAAVADHGVRTVIDLRNAIDHRPRLPRPEGIGLVRVPVDELAGNVRWWREWGHLEGTPLTWAAYLEYVPKVAASVVREVAAAPPGGVVVHCTAGRDRTGFASFVLLTLAGVAAADIAADYLLSGPNHRRAAAALGHPDQTLEIAEIQTRSGRTATQVVTDTHATFDAAAYLTKAGLPDSAVAAARERLLAPG